Proteins found in one Zea mays cultivar B73 chromosome 1, Zm-B73-REFERENCE-NAM-5.0, whole genome shotgun sequence genomic segment:
- the LOC100383973 gene encoding Probable monogalactosyldiacylglycerol synthase 2, chloroplastic-like, producing the protein MVISVPAARRSTSVRDAVLGGGGRQLYQPLRCAFYDGLAAALSESEEPSDSDAAARVPAGCKRQAARNVLILMSDTGGGHRASAEALRDAFRIEFGDAYKVFVTDLGKEYGGWPLNDMERSYKFMIRHARLWKVAFHGTSPRWVHGVYLAALAYLYANEVVAGITKYEPDMIISVHPLMQHIPLWVLKWQQSLRQHHPKAVVPFVTVVTDLNTCHPTWFHHGVTRCYCPSAEVASRALLRGLSPSQVRVFGLPIRPSFCRAVLDKDEVRKELGLDPQLPAVLLMGGGEGIGPVEETARALGEELYDRRRRRRVGQVVVVCGRNRALRSTLQSLRWKVPVKIRGFETQMEKWMAACDCIITKAGPGTIAEALIRGLPIILNDFIPGQEVGNVPYVVDNGAGVFSKDPGEAARQVARWFSSSSTDGDELRRYSRNALRLAQPEAVFHIVRDIHKQLQRQPAAVTRIPSRSLTSSFPYHM; encoded by the exons ATGGTGATCTCGGTGCCCGCGGCCCGGCGCTCCACCTCCGTACGCGACGCCGTGctgggcggcggcgggcggcagCTGTACCAGCCCCTCCGCTGCGCCTTCTACGACGGCCTGGCCGCCGCGCTGTCCGAGTCCGAGGAGCCCTCCGACTCGGACGCCGCCGCCCGCGTCCCCGCTGGCTGCAAGCGGCAGGCGGCGAGGAACGTGCTGATCCTGATGAGCGACACCGGCGGCGGCCACCGCGCCTCCGCCGAGGCCCTGCGCGACGCCTTCCGCATCGAGTTCGGCGACGCCTACAAG GTGTTCGTGACGGATCTGGGGAAGGAGTACGGCGGGTGGCCGCTGAACGACATGGAGCGGTCGTACAAGTTCATGATCCGGCACGCGCGGCTCTGGAAGGTGGCGTTCCACGGCACCTCCCCGAGATGGGTGCACGGCGTGTACCTCGCCGCGCTTGCCTACTTGTACGCCAA CGAGGTGGTGGCTGGGATCACGAAGTACGAGCCGGACATGATCATCAGCGTGCACCCGCTGATGCAGCACATCCCGCTATGGGTGCTCAAGTGGCAGCAGAGCCTGCGCCAGCACCACCCCAAGGCGGTGGTGCCCTTCGTCACCGTCGTCACCGACCTCAACACCTGCCACCCGACATGGTTCCACCACGGCGTGACGAGGTGCTACTGCCCCTCGGCCGAGGTGGCGAGCCGGGCCCTGCTCCGGGGCCTCAGCCCGTCCCAGGTCCGCGTCTTCGGGCTGCCCATCCGGCCCTCCTTCTGCCGCGCCGTGCTCGACAAG GATGAGGTGAGGAAAGAGCTGGGGCTGGACCCTCAGCTGCCCGCTGTTCTGCTGATGGGAGGCGGCGAGGGGATCGGCCCGGTGGAGGAGACCGCGAGGGCGCTCGGCGAGGAGCTCTACGACCGCCGGAGACGGCGCCGGGTGGGACAGGTCGTGGTCGTGTGCGGCAGGAACCGGGCGCTGCGGTCCACCCTGCAGTCTCTCAGATGGAAGGTCCCTGTCAAG ATCAGAGGGTTCGAGACACAGATGGAGAAGTGGATGGCCGCCTGCGACTGCATCATCACAAAA GCTGGTCCTGGTACCATCGCAGAGGCACTCATACGAGGGCTTCCTATCATCCTGAACGACTTCATCCCTGGACAG GAAGTCGGGAACGTCCCATATGTCGTGGACAACGGTGCCGGCGTGTTCTCCAAGGACCCAGGGGAGGCCGCGAGACAGGTCGCCCGCtggttcagcagcagcagcacagaCGGGGACGAGCTCAGGAGATACTCGCGTAACGCGCTGAGGCTAGCGCAGCCCGAGGCGGTGTTCCACATCGTCAGGGACATCCACAAGCAGCTCCAGCGACAGCCTGCCGCGGTCACCCGGATCCCCTCCCGCTCGCTGACCTCGTCCTTCCCGTACCATATGTGA
- the LOC100383973 gene encoding probable monogalactosyldiacylglycerol synthase 2, chloroplastic-like isoform X1: protein MVISVPAARRSTSVRDAVLGGGGRQLYQPLRCAFYDGLAAALSESEEPSDSDAAARVPAGCKRQAARNVLILMSDTGGGHRASAEALRDAFRIEFGDAYKVFVTDLGKEYGGWPLNDMERSYKFMIRHARLWKVAFHGTSPRWVHGVYLAALAYLYANEVVAGITKYEPDMIISVHPLMQHIPLWVLKWQQSLRQHHPKAVVPFVTVVTDLNTCHPTWFHHGVTRCYCPSAEVASRALLRGLSPSQVRVFGLPIRPSFCRAVLDKDEVRKELGLDPQLPAVLLMGGGEGIGPVEETARALGEELYDRRRRRRVGQVVVVCGRNRALRSTLQSLRWKVPVKIRGFETQMEKWMAACDCIITKAGPGTIAEALIRGLPIILNDFIPGQVK, encoded by the exons ATGGTGATCTCGGTGCCCGCGGCCCGGCGCTCCACCTCCGTACGCGACGCCGTGctgggcggcggcgggcggcagCTGTACCAGCCCCTCCGCTGCGCCTTCTACGACGGCCTGGCCGCCGCGCTGTCCGAGTCCGAGGAGCCCTCCGACTCGGACGCCGCCGCCCGCGTCCCCGCTGGCTGCAAGCGGCAGGCGGCGAGGAACGTGCTGATCCTGATGAGCGACACCGGCGGCGGCCACCGCGCCTCCGCCGAGGCCCTGCGCGACGCCTTCCGCATCGAGTTCGGCGACGCCTACAAG GTGTTCGTGACGGATCTGGGGAAGGAGTACGGCGGGTGGCCGCTGAACGACATGGAGCGGTCGTACAAGTTCATGATCCGGCACGCGCGGCTCTGGAAGGTGGCGTTCCACGGCACCTCCCCGAGATGGGTGCACGGCGTGTACCTCGCCGCGCTTGCCTACTTGTACGCCAA CGAGGTGGTGGCTGGGATCACGAAGTACGAGCCGGACATGATCATCAGCGTGCACCCGCTGATGCAGCACATCCCGCTATGGGTGCTCAAGTGGCAGCAGAGCCTGCGCCAGCACCACCCCAAGGCGGTGGTGCCCTTCGTCACCGTCGTCACCGACCTCAACACCTGCCACCCGACATGGTTCCACCACGGCGTGACGAGGTGCTACTGCCCCTCGGCCGAGGTGGCGAGCCGGGCCCTGCTCCGGGGCCTCAGCCCGTCCCAGGTCCGCGTCTTCGGGCTGCCCATCCGGCCCTCCTTCTGCCGCGCCGTGCTCGACAAG GATGAGGTGAGGAAAGAGCTGGGGCTGGACCCTCAGCTGCCCGCTGTTCTGCTGATGGGAGGCGGCGAGGGGATCGGCCCGGTGGAGGAGACCGCGAGGGCGCTCGGCGAGGAGCTCTACGACCGCCGGAGACGGCGCCGGGTGGGACAGGTCGTGGTCGTGTGCGGCAGGAACCGGGCGCTGCGGTCCACCCTGCAGTCTCTCAGATGGAAGGTCCCTGTCAAG ATCAGAGGGTTCGAGACACAGATGGAGAAGTGGATGGCCGCCTGCGACTGCATCATCACAAAA GCTGGTCCTGGTACCATCGCAGAGGCACTCATACGAGGGCTTCCTATCATCCTGAACGACTTCATCCCTGGACAGGTCAAGTAG